A segment of the Bos taurus isolate L1 Dominette 01449 registration number 42190680 breed Hereford chromosome 19, ARS-UCD2.0, whole genome shotgun sequence genome:
TTTAGCAGAGTCCATAGGCTTGaggccagaaaaagaaagttgggGCAGCTGTTAAAAGTCCTTCTGCCCTCCCCGCTCTTGTTCCTTACAGATATCCCACATATCTACAATGATAACATGCACACCTTCCCTCCCGGAGGTAAGCAAAAATTGTTTCCTGGCTCCCCACGTGTTCATCCCTACCCCTGACATTATCTGCTGACATCCTGCACCCTCTAATAGGGTATACCAGAAGCCCCCAAGGAGCCCCCTGGTTTCGTTTCCCAAGGCTCTAAAAATATCCATCTTCAGCTTTAGGAAAGGCAGATAGAGGCATAGAAATGTGcccaagagagacagagaaacagaaagagaccggAAGGCACCATCAGAAGCAGCAATACTGGAGACAGTGTGTGTTCCCAAAATTGCAGAGGCGGATGAGCTCTGTTTTTATAATGATCACTGATAAAGCTGCCTTGACAACTGCTCTAGATAAAAAGGCACAAAGAGGTTTTATGCTGACATATGTGTGTTGTTTCTGTCTTCAGAAAAGCCAGAAGACGAGAAGTTCACCCGTAAGTGTTTCCTGTCATTTCACTGCAACTTTCTTGATAGGATTTTAAAAGTCTAatgtttttcttcccttctctctgggACTGAAAAGGAATATGGCAGAGCAGATCTCAGAAAGACTATTGTCTCTGAAACATGGCAGGAATTCCAATAGCTTAGGAAAAAGCAGTGGAAGGGGGAAAGTCTTTGGACAAGACTCCCAGGTGGTCAGATGCCTCTGACCTCTGTCCTCAAGGCCTTAGTAATAATGACCTGTCACATGCGCATCTGCGTCTCTGCTGCCCAGAGCCTGGGGCAGGAGCCACTGAGTCACAGTGATGCCAACTCAATCCAAGTGCCCCTTTTCACAATGCCTTAGCTTCTCTGCTGCCCCATTTCTGCCTCCCACAAATGGAACAAGAGTATCTTTAAGTCAGCTGGGACATTCCAGGAGACAGGATGTATTTCCTAACCTCCATTCATGTCCCACTCCCTGGGTATGCCTACTGTTTGGGAGGATTGCCttctaattggattttttttttccttcagttatcCAGGCATCTGATGTTGGTAAGGAAATTTGTGTTTCTCCCTACATGTTGGCAGGAAGGCAGTGGAAGTAACCTTGGGGTGAAGGGAGAGGAAGACAAGTGCTGAGTCTCTGGTGGTGGGGCTTGGAGCCACTTCCAGGAAGCCCACTCTTTCCAAAGCAGGCTAGATGTTCCTAGGATGCCAGGCCCCTAGAGGGGCAGGCCAAGGTTGGAGCTATCCCTAGCTGACCCATGTCCCTGGATTTAGACCCACtactcttgggacttcccaggtgctgctagtgctaaagaatctgcttgccagtgtagGACACATAAGACACGcaagtccaatccctgggttgggaagatcccctggaggagggcacggtaacccactccggtattcttgcctggagaatccatggacacaggagcctggcgggctacagtccatagggtcacaaagagttggacatggctgaagtgacttggcatgaaGCACGCACACACTTCTGAGCAGTCCCCTCCCGGTCTTCACCCAGTCACCAAAATCACTTTGTCAACTGACTCTTAAGAAGGGAAAATAGACCTTCCTTCTCAACTCTTAGGGGGTGGTCCTAGAGAAAGGGTAGTCAGTTATCTACTGATCTGGGATGGAGCCTAGAATCTCAGGGGGAATGAACGCCTGGTTTAGATGATACTGTGGGTCCTGGCCCACCCCTAGATTCCTCATCTCCCCACTCAACACCTTAAGTCAAGTCTGGGGAATAACTTTATAACTGCGTACCGTGGTCAAGCAAAAAAAGAAGCCAGGCTCTAGCTGCGAGCAGAGCTCAGGGGCAGCAGAGCCTGGGGGCCTAAGCAGGGCTGAGTGAAGGAGATCTGCCAGGAGCGCACATACTGAACTGCTGAAGAGGATGCCGCATCTGCTGTTGCCACAGGGGCGGTACACGAGGACTTCAGGACCCTAAAAGAAGAGGTTCAAAGGGAGACCCAGGAAGTGGAGAAACTGAGCCCAGAAGGGAAGAGCTCCCTGCTCAGCTCCCTCAGCAAACTCTTAGGGAAGAAAAAGGAGctacaagacctggagctgacggTGAGGACCCAAGGGaatggcaggagatgcaggggaacATGGAGGTGGGGGAGCTGGTGGGGGATCCCACAGACCCGGCAGAAGATGGCCAGTGGCCAGAGGGGTCGGCAGTGGATGCCTTCTCCAAGGCTGGTCAAGTGCCCCCCTCCCAGGCTGCCAGGGTCGCCACTGCACCTTGTGTCCCTTTGGAGATGGGCAAACAGTGCAGATTCCCAGGTTCCCCCTGATCGACAGAGGGTGGGCAGCAGGCCAGCAGAACCTTCTTTTGGAAGGGGGCTTGACCTTTCCTTTCCAGAGTCCGAGACTAAGGGACCAAGGAACCCAAGAGTCTAATACTTTTCAGGACTTGAtatcttgaaaaagaaacaaggaaatggAGAGAGTTAACACACCTCAAGGGACTGTCATGCGCCAGGCACTGGGAGCTCTACCCATGTTCTCCTAAATAGTCACCCAGCTTTCCCCACAGCTTGAAGAAGCCCTAGGCAAAGGACATGAAGAGACCCTGGAGGCACTCCCAAAGAATGTCCTGCTATCAAAGGGGGCTATGGATGCCATCCTCTATTTCCTTGGAGCCCTAGCAGGTAAGTGGGGAGTGAGGTCTTCATTTATACACCTATTCAGTAGTAGGAATGAGTCACTAAATGaattcttgaatgaatgaatgagtaaataaatgccAGGCAAATTGTACTGCAGTTAAGTAGTTTATATCTACATTCTAAAAAAATTGGTTTCATTCCTTAGGATTCACATGGTCACCATACCCTAGTCTTGCTAACAGAGGTTGGGAAATAATCCTAGTTTTATCAGCCATATATTTAAAACTTCTGCATATCGCTAAGCTCATCACTTTAATTTCAATATCTGATAGCTTTAATCTGAGGATAACATCTTCTGATCTTACCCACCCCTGAATTCTTTTTCCCTCTGCAAGAAATAGTGTCCCACTTTAAAAACACTCTGATCCTTCACATGTAAGCTGAGATGTTTGTTGCTTCAAGAAGGCTGCCctaggagcttccctgatggtggCTAAGACCCCATCCTCCCAATTCAGgaggtccaggtttgatccctggtcagggaactagattccacatgcctcaactaagacccagcacggacagattaattaattaattaaaaaaaaagaagactcctGCCCTCAAACACCAAGACCAAAGTCGATCCTCAGCTATGGCTCCTTGCACGTTATTTTGTCTTCTCTGCTAGAATGCGGAGAAGTTCCTTGAGTGAGCATGATTTTTTCTGGGCCAGCAAAGGTGCCTGGCCCAGAACAGGCATTCCACCGTGGGTGAACATACAAATCAGTGAGTGCTGAAATTCTGGAAGTACAGCCATTGGAACTTGTAGTTCCCTTTGTACCAACacacatctcttcctctgctttttttctccagagctaaGTGAAGCCCAACAGAAGCTGCTGGTAAAATCCATGGAGAAAAAGATCCTACCAGTGCAGCTAAAGCTGGTAAGAAAAAAATGGCAGCTGTTAGGGAGACTTTGGAAGGGAGTCAGCTATAACTAGTGGAAAGATACAATCTAACCTAATGACAGAACCCTCCTACAGGGCCTCCATCTTATCCTAGGAGATCATGCCTACTTCTCATTTCTCTCCATGTTTCTTCCTATTTGCTATTTCGCAACTAGAGGTAGGGGAGTGCATTTCTGGGCAACTGTCTGTGTTTTTCAGTCTGGTCCTGGGAGAAGAGACAGAAAACTCTAGTTTGGTTTATTCCTAGCCAACTGATGTGAGTCAATCTTAATGTCTCTGAGTCTCAATTCACTCCTCTGTAAAAGGGGCCTAAAAATAAATGTGCTGCCCATCCTACAAGGCTGTTAAAAAGCCCAGGCAGAGTTGTCATGTAATGTAACCTAAGGGGTTATAGTGAGAGAAAGTTAGCCctctttgtggattttttgagATGGGAGAAAGGAATAGAGGTTTCCAGTTCTTTCTTTTCATACTACTTTGCTTCCTTCCAGGTGGAGAGCACAATGGAACAGAATTTCCTCCAGGATAAAGAGGGTGTATTCCCCCTGCGACCTGAGCTGCTGTCCTCCCTTGGGGAAGAGGAACTGACCCTCACAGAGGCCCTAGTGGGGCTGAGTGGCCTGGAAGTGCAGAGATCCGGCCCCCAGTACACGTGGGACCCAGACACCCTCCCCCGCCTCTGCGCCCTGTACGCTGGCCTCTCCCTCCTGCGGCTACTGACCAAGGCCTCCTAACTTGCCTTTTCCATTCAACTCCTGCTTCCTTAATGCCTTCCCTACCTCACTGCACCCTGTGCAAACACCCAAGGGCATTTCAGAACCACCAGGCTAAGGATAACGGAAACTGTAGCTGATCACTCAATTCCCacttgtccaactctgtacatCCCCCATCCCTATTGCTCCACAGCCCATCCACAGATGCTTAAATTATCTAATAGTGTAAACACTCAAAGTTGAAAAACTATGAACCATTTCAGCAAAtcccaaattaattaattaatttcctATCCCAACCCCTCCCACTTATGATTCCCCAAATCAAACTTTACTGGAATTGAtgaaaaaaacattatttcacTTTGAGTGAAACGTCTTTTGGTGTTTTTCCTTAAAGAATCTATCCTAAGGAAATTCTTAATTTGtgccagaaaaaaacaaagacattatcaTACTCTATACAGATTATATGTACATGAATACTATTATGATGTCCTCAGACCAGCTAGAAAATGCTCAGAGAACTATGAAGGTGTAGAATTTGGACTCTAGACTCTAGAATTAGAAGATCATCAAAGCAATTTGTCTTCCAAGAGGAGATTTGAGGTTCTCTGGACTTGGGTtgagggactggaaaaggtgaataCCTAATATGTGGTACAAACACAAGAGTAAGACAACTTCCAAGTTTATTGAATAGAAAAtgcaggggaattccctggctctCCAGTTGTTAGGACTCTTAAGTTTCCAAtgccagggggccagggtttATCCTCaatctgggaactaagataccacaatccatgcagccaaaaaaaaaaaaatatatatatatatatatttatatatataaatatttatatatttttttattcagataagtcaaaaat
Coding sequences within it:
- the GSDMA gene encoding gasdermin-A (The RefSeq protein has 1 substitution compared to this genomic sequence) — encoded protein: MTMFENVTRALTRQLNPRGDLTPLDSLIDFKRFHPFCLVLRKRKSTLFWGARYVCTDYTFLDILEPGSSPSDPTDSGNFGFKNMLDARVEGEVDVPKTVKVKGTAGLSRNSTLEVQTLSVAPKALETLHQERKLMAEHPFLEEMRRRGENLYVVMEVVEAVQEVTLERAGRAEGCFSLPFFAPLGLQGSVNHKEAVTIPKGCVLAFRVRQLMVKGKDEWDIPHIYNDNMHTFPPGEKPEDEKFTLIQASDVGAVHEDFRTLKEEVQRETQEVEKLSPEGKSSLLSSLSKLLGKKKELQDLELTLEEALGKGHEETLEALPKNVLLSKGAMDAILYFLGALAELSEAQQKLLVKSMEKKILPVQLKLVESTMEQNFLQDKEGVFPLRPELLSSLGEEELTLTEALVGLSGLEVQRSGPQYTWDPDTLPRLCALYAGLSLLRLLTKAS